Proteins encoded by one window of Cyanobium sp. NS01:
- the secY gene encoding preprotein translocase subunit SecY produces MLLSRGRNPSAGEILTQLIQSKGLRDRVLTTLGLLLLVRLGIYIPVPGIDRVAFQEFLAQGGQLIGFLDIFTGGGLSTLGIFALGILPFINASIIIQLLTAALPQLEDLQKNEGEAGRRKIAQITRYVALGWGILQSTVFALILRQYATEGLSEPVFVIQTALALVTGSMIVMWISEVITERGIGQGASLVIFVNIVATLPRALGSTIELAQSGDRSTVGGIVVLVVVFLLTIVGIIFVQEGNRRIPIVSAKRQVGGTNLLAARQSYLPLKLNAGGVMPIIFASAVVFLPLTIANLTRSPWLIQLASSLNPNSSTPWLYALVFFGLIVGFSFFYASLTVNPVDIASNLKRGGVAVPGVRPGSATATYLGGVQNRLTLLGALFLGAVAIIPSAVEGATQVRTFQGLGATSLLILVGVAIDTAKQVQTYVISQRYEGMVRQ; encoded by the coding sequence ATGCTTCTCAGTCGGGGACGCAACCCCAGCGCCGGTGAGATCCTCACCCAGCTGATCCAGTCCAAAGGCCTGCGCGACAGGGTGCTCACCACCCTGGGTCTGCTGCTGCTGGTGCGGCTGGGGATCTACATCCCCGTGCCCGGCATCGACCGGGTGGCCTTTCAGGAGTTTCTGGCCCAGGGCGGCCAGCTGATCGGCTTCCTCGACATCTTCACCGGCGGGGGACTCTCCACCCTGGGCATCTTCGCCCTGGGCATCCTGCCCTTCATCAACGCCTCGATCATCATTCAGCTGCTCACGGCAGCCTTGCCCCAGCTTGAAGACCTGCAGAAGAACGAGGGGGAGGCCGGGCGCCGCAAGATTGCCCAGATCACCCGTTACGTGGCCCTGGGCTGGGGCATTCTCCAGAGCACGGTGTTTGCCCTGATCCTGCGCCAGTACGCCACCGAAGGACTGTCGGAACCGGTGTTCGTGATCCAGACAGCCCTGGCCCTGGTGACCGGTTCGATGATCGTGATGTGGATCAGCGAGGTGATCACCGAGCGGGGCATCGGCCAGGGGGCCTCCCTGGTGATCTTCGTGAACATCGTGGCCACCCTGCCGCGGGCCCTGGGCTCCACCATCGAGCTGGCCCAGAGCGGCGACCGCAGCACCGTGGGCGGCATTGTGGTGCTGGTGGTGGTGTTCCTGCTCACGATCGTGGGCATCATCTTCGTGCAGGAGGGCAACAGGCGCATCCCGATCGTGAGCGCCAAGCGTCAGGTGGGGGGCACCAACCTGCTGGCGGCGCGCCAGAGCTACCTGCCCCTGAAGCTGAATGCCGGCGGCGTGATGCCGATCATCTTCGCCTCCGCCGTGGTGTTCCTTCCTCTCACCATTGCCAACCTCACCCGCAGCCCCTGGCTGATCCAGCTGGCCAGCTCGCTCAATCCCAACAGCAGCACACCGTGGCTCTACGCCCTGGTGTTCTTCGGGCTGATCGTGGGCTTCTCCTTCTTCTATGCCTCGCTCACGGTCAACCCGGTGGACATCGCCAGCAACCTGAAGCGCGGCGGCGTCGCCGTGCCGGGGGTGCGACCAGGCTCAGCCACCGCCACCTACCTCGGCGGCGTGCAGAATCGCCTCACTCTGCTCGGGGCCCTGTTCCTCGGGGCCGTGGCCATCATTCCCTCGGCCGTGGAGGGCGCCACCCAGGTGCGCACCTTCCAGGGGCTGGGCGCCACCTCGCTGTTGATCCTGGTGGGCGTGGCCATCGACACCGCCAAGCAGGTGCAGACCTACGTGATCTCCCAGCGCTACGAAGGGATGGTGCGTCAG